A genomic stretch from Bradyrhizobium quebecense includes:
- a CDS encoding phosphoglycerate kinase — protein sequence MTKSFRTLDDVNVKGKRVLLRVDLNVPMEGGRVTDATRLERVAPTITEISDKGGKVILLAHFGRPKGRDAKESLKPVAEALSKVIKRPVGFAEDCIGEPAAKAVAALKDGDILCLENTRFHKEEEKNDAGFVAELAKLGDIWVNDAFSAAHRAHASTEGLGHKLPAYAGRTMQAELDALGKALEAPTKPVIAIIGGAKVSTKIDLLENLVNKVDALVIGGGMANTFLHAQGIAVGKSLAEKDLAATALRIMEKANAANCAIILPVDAVVASQFAANAPSHAYGLDAIPADGMILDVGPQSIARIHAAIDDAATLVWNGPLGAFELTPFDRGTVVSAKHAAERTRARKLISVAGGGDTVAALNQAGVAGDFSYVSTAGGAFLEWMEGKPLPGVEVLKNR from the coding sequence ATGACCAAATCGTTCCGCACCCTCGACGACGTCAACGTGAAGGGCAAGCGCGTGCTGCTGCGCGTCGACCTCAACGTCCCCATGGAAGGCGGCCGCGTCACCGACGCCACGCGGCTCGAGCGCGTTGCCCCCACCATCACCGAAATTTCCGACAAGGGCGGCAAGGTGATCCTGCTCGCCCATTTCGGCCGGCCCAAGGGACGCGATGCCAAGGAGTCGCTGAAGCCGGTCGCCGAGGCGCTGTCGAAGGTGATCAAGCGCCCGGTCGGCTTCGCCGAGGATTGCATCGGCGAGCCCGCGGCCAAGGCGGTTGCGGCCCTCAAGGACGGCGACATCCTCTGCCTGGAGAACACCCGCTTCCACAAGGAAGAGGAAAAGAACGACGCCGGCTTCGTCGCTGAACTGGCCAAGCTCGGCGACATCTGGGTCAACGACGCCTTCTCCGCCGCGCATCGCGCCCACGCCTCGACCGAAGGCCTCGGCCACAAGCTGCCGGCCTATGCCGGCCGCACCATGCAGGCCGAACTCGACGCGCTCGGCAAGGCGCTGGAAGCACCGACCAAGCCGGTGATCGCGATCATCGGCGGCGCCAAGGTCTCGACCAAGATCGACCTGCTGGAAAACCTCGTGAACAAGGTCGACGCGCTGGTGATCGGCGGCGGCATGGCCAACACCTTCCTGCACGCGCAGGGCATCGCCGTCGGCAAATCGCTCGCCGAAAAGGACCTCGCGGCGACCGCGCTGCGGATCATGGAGAAGGCCAACGCGGCGAATTGCGCGATCATCCTGCCCGTCGATGCTGTCGTCGCCAGCCAGTTCGCCGCCAATGCGCCGTCGCACGCCTACGGCCTCGACGCGATCCCGGCCGACGGCATGATCCTCGACGTCGGCCCGCAATCGATCGCGCGGATCCATGCCGCGATCGACGATGCCGCGACGCTGGTCTGGAACGGACCGCTCGGCGCCTTCGAGCTGACGCCGTTCGACCGCGGCACCGTGGTGTCGGCCAAGCATGCCGCCGAGCGCACCCGGGCCAGGAAGCTGATCTCGGTCGCTGGCGGCGGCGATACCGTTGCGGCGCTCAACCAGGCGGGCGTCGCCGGCGATTTTTCCTACGTCTCGACCGCGGGCGGCGCGTTTCTTGAATGGATGGAAGGCAAGCCGCTGCCGGGCGTCGAAGTGTTGAAAAACCGTTGA
- the gap gene encoding type I glyceraldehyde-3-phosphate dehydrogenase has product MAIRVAINGFGRIGRNVLRAIAESGRKDIEVVGINDLGPVETNAHLLRFDSVHGRFPGTVTVDGDSISVGDNKIKVSAERDPSKLPWKALGVDIALECTGIFTAKDKASAHLTAGAKRVLVSAPADGADATIVYGVNHDTLNKDQLVVSNGSCTTNCLAPVAKVLNETVGIETGFMTTIHAYTGDQPTLDTLHKDLYRGRAAAMSMIPTSTGAAKAIGLVLPELKGKLDGVSIRVPTPNVSVIDLKIVAKRSTDAKEINEAMKRASEQQLKGILGFTTAPNVSIDFNHDPHSATFHMDQTKVQNGTLVRVMAWYDNEWGFSNRMADTAVAIGKLI; this is encoded by the coding sequence ATGGCAATCCGCGTCGCGATCAACGGGTTTGGGCGTATCGGCCGCAATGTGTTGCGCGCCATCGCCGAGTCCGGCCGCAAGGACATCGAGGTGGTCGGCATCAACGACCTCGGCCCGGTCGAGACCAACGCGCACCTGCTGCGCTTCGATTCCGTGCACGGCCGCTTTCCGGGCACGGTGACCGTCGACGGCGACTCGATCAGCGTCGGCGACAACAAGATCAAGGTCTCGGCCGAGCGCGATCCCTCCAAGCTGCCGTGGAAGGCCCTCGGCGTCGACATCGCGCTGGAATGCACCGGCATCTTCACCGCCAAGGACAAGGCCTCGGCGCACCTCACCGCCGGCGCCAAGCGCGTGCTGGTCTCGGCCCCGGCCGATGGCGCTGACGCCACCATCGTCTACGGCGTCAACCATGACACGCTGAACAAGGATCAGCTCGTCGTCTCCAACGGCTCCTGCACCACCAACTGCCTCGCGCCGGTTGCCAAGGTGTTGAACGAGACGGTCGGCATCGAGACCGGCTTCATGACCACGATCCACGCCTATACCGGCGACCAGCCGACGCTCGACACCCTGCACAAGGATCTCTATCGCGGTCGCGCCGCGGCGATGTCGATGATCCCGACCTCGACCGGTGCCGCGAAAGCCATCGGCCTGGTGCTGCCGGAACTGAAGGGCAAGCTCGACGGTGTCTCGATCCGCGTGCCGACCCCGAACGTCTCGGTGATCGATCTGAAGATCGTCGCCAAGCGCTCCACCGACGCCAAGGAAATCAACGAGGCGATGAAGCGCGCCTCCGAGCAGCAGCTCAAGGGCATTCTGGGCTTTACCACCGCGCCGAACGTCTCGATCGACTTCAACCACGATCCGCACTCGGCCACCTTCCACATGGACCAGACCAAGGTGCAGAACGGCACGCTGGTGCGCGTGATGGCCTGGTACGACAATGAGTGGGGCTTCTCGAACCGCATGGCAGACACCGCCGTTGCGATCGGCAAGCTGATCTAA
- the tkt gene encoding transketolase, giving the protein MTQVDHTRMANAIRGLAMDAVEKANSGHPGLPMGAADIATVLFTKFLKFDAADTAWPDRDRFVLSAGHGSMLLYALLYLTGNKDMTLDQLKHFRQLGSLTPGHPENFHTKGIETTTGPLGQGIATAVGMALAEKMLAAEFGKKIVNHHTYVLASDGDLMEGISQEAIALAGHWRLNKMIVLYDDNGISIDGPTSISDSVDQVKRFKSAGWAAELIDGHDPQAIAAAITRAQKSSKPSMIACKTTIGFGAPTRAGTAKAHGEALGAAELKGAKEKLGISLEPFSVPDDVLKAWREAGARGGAEHKAWDEQFAQLGNRKRAEFERRLRHERPQSLAKGLRAFKKGLLENPLNVATRKSSEAAIEVIAAAMPMEFVAGSADLTGSNNNKAKSATAFAAKTPKGRFIHYGIREHGMAACLNGIFLHGGFAPNGATFLVFTDYARGAMRLSALMGTGVVYVMTHDSIGLGEDGPTHQPVEHLSALRAMPNMRVFRPCDAVETAECWELALNRIDGPTVLALTRQNLPQLRTTAPNDNPCSHGAYELVAAQGDAKVSLFASGSEVQIAVEAQKQLAGRGIATRVVSVPSLELLLAQPAERQNAVIGNAPVKIAIEAAVRWGWDAVIGRDGEFVGMHGFGASAPAKDLFPHFGITAEAVVNAALKRV; this is encoded by the coding sequence ATGACGCAGGTCGATCACACCCGTATGGCCAATGCGATCCGTGGCCTTGCCATGGACGCCGTCGAGAAGGCGAATTCCGGCCATCCCGGCCTGCCGATGGGCGCTGCCGACATCGCGACCGTCCTGTTCACCAAATTTCTGAAATTCGATGCGGCCGACACGGCATGGCCCGATCGCGACCGCTTCGTGCTGTCGGCCGGCCACGGCTCGATGCTGCTCTATGCCTTGCTGTACCTCACCGGCAACAAGGACATGACGCTCGACCAGCTCAAGCATTTCCGCCAGCTCGGATCGCTGACGCCGGGACACCCGGAGAATTTCCACACCAAGGGCATCGAGACCACCACCGGCCCGCTCGGCCAGGGCATTGCGACCGCGGTCGGCATGGCGCTCGCCGAGAAGATGCTCGCTGCGGAGTTCGGCAAGAAGATCGTCAACCATCATACCTATGTGCTCGCCTCCGACGGCGACCTGATGGAAGGCATCTCGCAGGAAGCGATCGCGCTGGCCGGTCACTGGCGCCTCAACAAGATGATCGTGCTGTACGACGACAACGGCATCTCGATCGACGGTCCGACCTCGATCTCCGATTCCGTCGACCAGGTGAAGCGCTTCAAGTCCGCGGGCTGGGCCGCCGAATTGATCGACGGCCATGATCCGCAAGCGATTGCCGCTGCGATCACCCGCGCTCAGAAATCCAGCAAGCCTTCGATGATCGCGTGCAAGACCACGATCGGCTTCGGCGCGCCGACCAGGGCCGGCACCGCGAAAGCGCATGGCGAGGCGCTCGGCGCCGCCGAGCTCAAGGGTGCCAAGGAGAAGCTCGGCATTTCGCTCGAGCCGTTCTCGGTGCCCGACGACGTGCTGAAGGCCTGGCGTGAGGCGGGTGCCCGCGGCGGCGCCGAGCACAAGGCCTGGGACGAGCAGTTCGCGCAGCTCGGCAACCGCAAGCGCGCCGAGTTCGAGCGCCGCCTGCGTCACGAGCGGCCGCAGTCGCTCGCCAAGGGGCTGCGCGCCTTCAAGAAGGGCCTGTTGGAGAATCCGCTCAACGTCGCGACCCGCAAATCGTCGGAAGCCGCGATCGAAGTGATCGCCGCCGCAATGCCGATGGAATTCGTGGCCGGCTCCGCCGACCTCACCGGCTCCAACAACAACAAGGCGAAGTCGGCGACAGCGTTTGCCGCCAAGACGCCGAAGGGCCGCTTCATCCATTACGGCATCCGCGAACACGGCATGGCGGCGTGCCTCAACGGCATTTTCCTGCATGGCGGCTTCGCGCCGAACGGCGCCACCTTCCTGGTGTTCACCGACTATGCGCGCGGTGCGATGCGGCTGTCGGCGCTGATGGGCACCGGCGTGGTCTATGTGATGACCCATGATTCGATCGGCCTCGGCGAGGACGGCCCGACGCACCAGCCGGTCGAGCACCTTTCCGCGTTGCGCGCGATGCCCAACATGCGCGTGTTCCGTCCCTGCGACGCGGTCGAGACCGCCGAGTGCTGGGAACTCGCGCTCAACCGGATCGACGGGCCGACCGTACTGGCGCTGACCCGCCAGAACCTGCCGCAGCTCCGCACCACGGCGCCGAACGACAACCCGTGCAGCCACGGCGCCTACGAGCTGGTCGCGGCGCAGGGTGACGCAAAAGTGTCATTGTTCGCCTCCGGTTCCGAGGTCCAGATCGCGGTCGAGGCGCAGAAGCAGCTCGCCGGGCGCGGCATCGCGACGCGGGTCGTCTCGGTCCCGTCGCTGGAATTGCTGCTGGCGCAGCCCGCCGAGCGGCAAAATGCCGTCATCGGCAACGCTCCGGTCAAGATCGCGATCGAGGCTGCGGTGCGCTGGGGCTGGGATGCCGTGATCGGCCGCGATGGCGAATTCGTCGGCATGCACGGTTTCGGCGCCAGCGCCCCGGCGAAGGACCTTTTCCCGCATTTCGGCATTACTGCGGAGGCCGTCGTTAACGCTGCCCTGAAGCGCGTCTGA
- a CDS encoding DUF4164 domain-containing protein, with product MSDRLANGSGNTEAPLADIDAATRRLMAALDALESSVERRREADRDENELASRIQALGADRSRLADELDGSLVKTRKLERVNRDIAEKLDAAIGTIRAVLEGGEGR from the coding sequence ATGAGTGATCGTCTCGCCAACGGCTCTGGCAATACCGAGGCACCGCTCGCCGATATCGATGCTGCGACAAGGCGGCTGATGGCAGCGCTCGATGCGCTGGAGAGCTCGGTGGAGCGGCGCCGCGAGGCCGACCGCGACGAAAACGAATTGGCGAGCCGGATCCAGGCGCTCGGCGCCGATCGCTCCAGGCTTGCCGACGAGCTCGACGGATCGCTGGTGAAGACGCGCAAGCTCGAGCGCGTCAATCGCGACATCGCGGAAAAGCTCGATGCGGCGATCGGCACCATTCGCGCCGTGCTCGAGGGCGGAGAAGGCAGATGA
- a CDS encoding cell division protein ZapA, which translates to MSHINVTINGRQYRMACEEGQEVRLLKLAENLQQRVESLRGKFGEIGDARLTVMAALTACDELVDAGARIRSLEEELEQLRNARVAATDRARATQTAVSNALNAAAERIERTTQVLNRTIGGGIAIG; encoded by the coding sequence ATGAGCCACATCAACGTCACCATCAATGGCCGGCAATACCGGATGGCCTGCGAGGAGGGCCAGGAGGTGCGGCTCCTGAAGCTCGCGGAAAATCTCCAGCAGCGCGTCGAATCGCTGCGCGGCAAGTTCGGCGAGATCGGCGATGCGCGGCTCACCGTGATGGCGGCGCTCACCGCCTGCGACGAGCTGGTCGATGCGGGCGCACGGATCCGCAGCCTCGAGGAAGAGCTCGAGCAGCTGCGCAATGCCCGCGTCGCCGCCACCGACCGCGCCCGCGCGACCCAGACCGCGGTCTCCAATGCGCTCAACGCCGCCGCCGAGCGGATCGAGCGCACCACGCAGGTGCTCAACCGCACCATCGGCGGCGGCATCGCGATCGGGTGA
- a CDS encoding 5-formyltetrahydrofolate cyclo-ligase has product MHASPSKAELRALALAKRDALSDEQRAAAAEALAKRGAPFEITQGMIVSGYAPIRSELDPAPLMKKLAEKGARLALPCINARGQSLTFRSWSPQDRLMLGPLGIPEPSPAAAEVHPDVMLVPLAAFDKLGHRIGYGAGYYDYTFAHLRKAKHVIGVGVAFAAQETKAIPALSHDVPLDYVLTERKTFDFRSG; this is encoded by the coding sequence ATGCACGCATCTCCATCGAAGGCCGAGCTTCGGGCGCTTGCCCTCGCCAAGCGCGACGCGCTGAGCGACGAGCAGCGTGCGGCCGCTGCCGAGGCGCTCGCCAAGCGCGGCGCGCCGTTCGAGATCACGCAAGGCATGATCGTCTCGGGCTATGCGCCGATCCGCAGCGAACTCGATCCGGCGCCGCTGATGAAGAAGCTTGCCGAAAAGGGTGCACGGCTTGCGCTACCCTGCATCAATGCGCGCGGCCAGTCGCTGACCTTCCGCAGCTGGTCGCCGCAGGACCGGCTGATGCTCGGGCCGCTCGGCATTCCCGAGCCGTCGCCGGCGGCCGCCGAGGTGCATCCCGACGTCATGCTGGTGCCGCTCGCGGCATTCGATAAGCTCGGCCACCGCATCGGCTATGGCGCCGGCTATTACGACTATACCTTTGCACATCTGCGCAAGGCCAAGCATGTGATCGGGGTGGGGGTCGCCTTTGCTGCACAGGAAACCAAGGCCATTCCGGCGCTGTCGCACGACGTTCCTCTCGATTATGTGCTAACGGAGCGCAAGACGTTCGATTTCCGGAGTGGTTAG
- a CDS encoding TIGR00282 family metallophosphoesterase, which produces MRILFVGDVVGRTGRTAISDHLPGMIRDWSLDLVVVNGENAAGGFGITEAIYQELLDAGADAITLGNHAWNQKEALVFIERAPRLIRPLNFPRHSPGRGATLVDTKSGKRALIINAIGRVFMEPSSNDPFSAIERELEACPLREGADAIVLDFHAEATSEKQGVGFFCDGRVSLVVGTHTHVPTADHQVLPGGTAYMSDAGMTGDYDSVIGMQKEEPLQRFLTGIPSGRFEPAGGVATLSGVAVETDDATGLAVKVAPVRAGGRLEPAVPGFWLS; this is translated from the coding sequence TTGCGTATTCTGTTCGTTGGTGACGTCGTCGGCAGGACCGGCCGCACCGCCATATCAGACCATCTTCCCGGCATGATCAGGGACTGGTCGCTCGATCTCGTCGTCGTCAATGGCGAGAACGCCGCCGGCGGCTTCGGCATCACCGAGGCGATCTATCAAGAGCTGCTCGATGCCGGCGCCGATGCGATCACGCTCGGCAACCACGCCTGGAATCAGAAGGAGGCGCTGGTCTTCATCGAGCGCGCGCCACGCCTGATCCGGCCGCTGAATTTCCCGCGCCATTCGCCGGGCCGCGGCGCCACGCTGGTCGACACCAAGAGCGGCAAGCGCGCGCTGATCATCAACGCGATCGGCCGCGTCTTCATGGAGCCGTCCTCGAACGATCCGTTCAGCGCGATCGAGCGCGAGCTCGAGGCCTGCCCGTTGCGCGAAGGCGCCGACGCCATCGTGCTCGATTTCCATGCCGAGGCCACCAGCGAGAAGCAGGGCGTCGGCTTCTTCTGCGACGGCCGCGTCAGCCTCGTGGTCGGGACCCATACCCATGTGCCGACCGCCGATCATCAGGTGCTGCCCGGCGGCACCGCCTATATGAGCGATGCCGGCATGACCGGCGACTATGATTCGGTGATCGGCATGCAGAAGGAGGAGCCGCTGCAGCGTTTCCTCACCGGCATTCCCTCCGGACGTTTCGAGCCGGCCGGAGGCGTTGCGACGCTGAGCGGCGTCGCGGTCGAGACCGACGATGCGACCGGGCTTGCGGTGAAGGTCGCGCCGGTTCGCGCCGGCGGGCGACTCGAGCCCGCGGTGCCGGGGTTCTGGCTGAGCTAG
- a CDS encoding adenylate/guanylate cyclase domain-containing protein — MSERVERRLVALVAADVAGYSRLMGRDEERTLGDLKSVRQMLVDPTIAACRGRIVKTTGDGMLVEFASAVDAARCAIEIQRGMTERNVAVPPDRRIEFRIGIHVGDIIIDSDDIFGDGVNIAARLEGMADPGGICISDDAHRQIRGKVDIDFGDMGSQSLKNIAEPMRVWQIRVGGESAPERSAVPTVPVQPLPLPDRPSIAVLPFDNMSGDREQDYFADGMVEEIITALSRFKSLFVIARNSSFAYKGKSVDIKRVGQELGVRYVLEGSVRKAGNRVRITGQLIEAATGNHIWADRFDGDLEDVFGLQDKVTSNVVGLIAPRLEQAEFERVRQKPTDKLDSYDLYLRGMALIHQRTSLADAYKLFKHAIELDPQFAAAHAMLAWTWMARQATTGSPLDGPERFEAVKHARLASRLGEEDAFVQSTAGHVLTYLGHDYDLGSSMVEEAITLNPNLGFAWYSRGWVLLMCGETERAIESFDHMIRLSPLDPLRVSAWIGMAHAYFWLERYEEGCKVARRSLRFNSNAHSLGAFIINAIRAGDAEEARKAIARLLRVHPGFRTSHISEAFPVRDAALRGEIGAALRDAGLPE; from the coding sequence GTGTCCGAGCGCGTCGAACGTCGTTTGGTGGCCTTGGTAGCGGCCGATGTTGCCGGCTACAGCCGCCTGATGGGCCGCGACGAGGAGCGGACGCTTGGCGACCTGAAGAGTGTCCGCCAGATGCTGGTCGATCCGACCATCGCGGCATGCCGAGGCCGCATCGTCAAGACCACCGGTGACGGGATGTTGGTCGAGTTCGCCAGCGCTGTCGACGCGGCGCGGTGCGCCATTGAGATTCAGCGGGGCATGACCGAACGGAACGTCGCGGTGCCGCCCGATCGCAGAATTGAATTCCGCATCGGCATTCACGTCGGCGACATCATCATCGACAGTGACGATATCTTCGGCGACGGCGTCAACATCGCGGCGCGTCTCGAGGGGATGGCCGACCCCGGCGGAATTTGCATTTCGGACGATGCCCATCGGCAAATCCGAGGCAAGGTCGATATCGATTTCGGTGACATGGGCTCACAGTCGCTGAAGAATATCGCCGAACCGATGCGGGTATGGCAGATCCGGGTCGGCGGCGAGTCTGCCCCGGAGCGCTCGGCAGTGCCCACAGTGCCAGTCCAGCCGCTTCCACTGCCGGACAGGCCGTCGATTGCAGTGCTGCCGTTCGACAACATGAGCGGGGATCGCGAGCAGGATTACTTTGCCGACGGCATGGTCGAGGAGATTATCACGGCGCTGTCGCGGTTCAAATCGCTGTTCGTCATCGCGCGCAATTCGAGCTTCGCCTACAAGGGCAAATCCGTCGATATCAAGCGGGTCGGGCAGGAGCTCGGCGTCCGCTATGTGCTCGAAGGCAGCGTGCGCAAGGCCGGCAACCGTGTCCGCATCACCGGTCAGCTGATAGAGGCCGCGACCGGCAACCATATCTGGGCCGACCGTTTCGACGGCGACCTCGAGGATGTCTTTGGCTTGCAGGACAAGGTCACCTCAAACGTGGTCGGCCTGATCGCGCCGAGGCTCGAACAGGCCGAGTTCGAGCGTGTCAGGCAGAAGCCGACGGACAAGCTGGACAGCTACGACCTCTACCTGCGCGGCATGGCGCTGATTCATCAGCGCACCTCGCTCGCCGATGCCTACAAGCTGTTCAAGCACGCGATCGAGCTCGATCCGCAGTTCGCCGCGGCGCATGCAATGCTGGCGTGGACCTGGATGGCCCGGCAGGCCACCACCGGCTCGCCGCTCGACGGCCCGGAGCGGTTCGAGGCCGTCAAGCACGCACGGTTGGCGTCGCGACTCGGCGAGGAGGATGCGTTCGTGCAGTCGACGGCCGGCCACGTGCTGACCTATCTCGGGCATGACTACGACCTCGGCTCGTCGATGGTCGAGGAGGCGATCACACTGAATCCCAATCTTGGATTCGCCTGGTATTCGCGCGGCTGGGTCTTGCTGATGTGCGGCGAGACCGAACGCGCAATCGAGAGTTTCGACCACATGATCCGGCTTAGTCCGCTCGATCCCTTGCGCGTCAGCGCCTGGATCGGCATGGCGCACGCCTACTTCTGGCTCGAACGTTATGAGGAGGGATGCAAGGTTGCCAGACGGTCGTTGCGCTTCAACTCCAATGCGCATTCATTGGGCGCCTTCATCATCAACGCGATCCGCGCAGGCGATGCGGAGGAGGCGAGAAAGGCGATCGCTCGTTTGTTGCGGGTGCATCCGGGCTTCCGCACCTCGCATATCAGCGAGGCGTTTCCGGTGCGGGATGCCGCACTGCGTGGCGAGATCGGCGCCGCGTTGCGCGACGCAGGATTGCCGGAATAG
- a CDS encoding methyl-accepting chemotaxis protein — translation MSAAQLAVLDTSSNRTLAERLVDQLADRIGGLGVELADIAGNVQEVANRVSSQSERFHHLQETAEIMVSANHDIANASQAVQTTAAAAVGQIAESRNAVETAVSHIAELVAAVGRIEARLAAVGSALSQVAKVSGSIEAIAKQTNLLALNATIEAARAGNAGRGFAVVASEVKNLAEATRQATHQISDTVRDLDGQIGSLIGESSDASLRAKSAGEGARQISGIIMRVQEGFSSVGAEIGSVARAATSNLGHCDTVIAELNELAKGVDLSSRDLKHADGRVAKLLELSESLIVTIADSGVETSDAPLIRVVIDTAKQISELFEQAIASGEITLAQLMDEKYREIAGTNPKQYLTDYVSFTDRVLPAIQDPIQKTDPRIVFCVAWARSGYLPTHNPNYRLPQGPDPVWNNANCRNRRLFNDRAVSKVAANTKPFLLQTYRRDMGGGKFVLMKDVSSPIFVNGRHWGAFRMGFRQG, via the coding sequence ATGTCGGCGGCGCAGCTTGCAGTGCTGGATACGTCATCGAACCGGACACTGGCCGAACGGCTGGTCGACCAGCTCGCCGACCGGATCGGCGGCCTCGGGGTCGAGCTTGCCGACATCGCCGGCAACGTCCAGGAGGTCGCGAACCGCGTCTCCAGCCAGTCGGAGCGGTTCCATCATTTGCAGGAGACCGCCGAGATCATGGTCTCGGCCAATCACGACATCGCCAATGCATCGCAGGCGGTGCAAACGACCGCAGCCGCCGCGGTTGGCCAGATCGCCGAATCGCGCAACGCGGTCGAGACGGCGGTCAGCCATATCGCAGAGCTCGTCGCGGCGGTCGGACGGATCGAGGCGCGGCTCGCCGCGGTCGGCTCCGCGCTGAGCCAGGTCGCCAAGGTCTCCGGTTCGATCGAGGCGATCGCCAAGCAGACCAATCTGCTGGCGCTCAACGCCACGATCGAGGCCGCGCGTGCCGGCAATGCCGGCCGCGGCTTTGCCGTGGTCGCAAGCGAGGTGAAGAACCTTGCCGAGGCGACGCGCCAGGCGACGCATCAGATTTCCGACACCGTACGCGATCTCGACGGTCAGATCGGCAGCCTGATCGGCGAGAGCAGCGACGCCTCGCTGCGCGCCAAGAGCGCCGGCGAAGGCGCCCGGCAGATATCGGGCATCATCATGCGCGTGCAGGAGGGCTTTTCATCCGTCGGCGCCGAGATCGGCAGCGTGGCGCGCGCCGCGACCTCCAATCTCGGTCATTGCGACACCGTGATCGCGGAGCTGAACGAGCTCGCCAAGGGCGTCGATCTCTCCTCGCGCGACCTCAAGCACGCCGACGGCCGCGTCGCAAAGCTGCTCGAGCTGTCCGAGAGCCTGATCGTGACCATCGCCGACAGCGGCGTCGAGACCAGTGATGCGCCGCTGATCCGCGTCGTGATCGACACCGCGAAACAGATCTCGGAGCTGTTCGAGCAGGCCATCGCAAGCGGCGAGATCACGCTCGCGCAGTTGATGGACGAGAAATATCGCGAGATCGCGGGCACCAATCCGAAGCAATATCTGACCGACTATGTCAGCTTCACCGACCGCGTGCTGCCTGCGATCCAGGATCCGATCCAGAAGACCGATCCGCGCATCGTGTTCTGCGTCGCCTGGGCGCGGAGCGGCTATCTGCCGACCCACAATCCGAATTACCGGCTGCCGCAGGGACCGGACCCGGTGTGGAACAACGCCAATTGCCGCAACCGCCGGCTGTTCAACGACCGCGCGGTGAGCAAGGTCGCGGCCAATACCAAGCCGTTCCTGCTGCAGACCTATCGCCGCGACATGGGCGGCGGCAAATTCGTGCTGATGAAGGACGTGTCGTCGCCGATCTTCGTGAACGGCCGCCACTGGGGCGCGTTCCGGATGGGCTTCCGGCAGGGCTAG